One Neovison vison isolate M4711 chromosome 2, ASM_NN_V1, whole genome shotgun sequence genomic window carries:
- the URB2 gene encoding unhealthy ribosome biogenesis protein 2 homolog isoform X2, producing the protein MAAVYSGISFKLKSKTTSWEDKLKLAHFAWISHQCILPNKEQVLLDWARQSLIAFYKKKLELKEDIVERLWIYVDNILHSKKLQDLLKNGKTINLQISLVKIINERITEFSLSESRRSICAVLSCCQGILSTPTLAVIYTARQELIVALLSQLCWLACRQPEGAVVAQLFEVIHLALGHYLLIQQQQVNPRRAFGEVTGHLLQPCLVLRHLLSGGTWTQTGPGQLRQALSRDVRSQIEAMLRGGAFQPELLSSYKEELLDQQQGDRKIGAMKNLLAPLDTVIARLVDAGYCEPSLHAAVIANSVALLYKLFFESYFKEGNQLLCFQVLPRLFGCLRISRLQEEQLKGLAASDWTTELLVLEQLLSSVANNNIYNIAADRIRHGEAQFHFYCRVAELLINHSQASVPAWFRCLKALMSLNHLILEPDLDDLLASAWIDAEVTDVRTKKAQEALLHTVFQTYVKLRQVPRLFEEILGVICRPAAEALRQPVLTSGPSRVLCECLLDLPPSQILDTWSLMLEKFQSSVLPYLRGDADMALKSLSLSSLLHCVMFNMRSLDSSTPLPVIRRMQCTMERMLRELVRPLLDLLDPQGPELELWLQKVSDSALLLSYTWAQVDAMLSINCGQYHSVSGALTDVAVEISHLPLLLPGVETCHWKKIEKFTAQFDSLGRYCLAQLYLQKMKRTLMQTSFQSEEALHSLKCDAAYILGSGRESLNRGTAASWDGQVGTVSALTYPVAHWHLVVSNLTILISYLSPDDVRSLASVLLRTLPVSKAQEGSAEEEPSLTLEKISSAVLHSPLFPEMQSLYSAFLMCLTEGCTSILRSGAQSDPSLLSEQLPWLFEKDHLVVALWENKFAKVGPEGVEPKGEIAQNLLSLVKSDFPIQLEGEQLESILGLLEVISALQLDSLLTPYHVHYFLLLLSLTITKLGSSCSSSVTLKFLMTCYRLLGSLQRGKSARSVLKIMYVSDIFEITLTSLFKASGRFFVNVDDPSWLEFLQVVGAFLEQLMQMLTQTKLSLVLNFRKIVAFLHELCPEAITGKRMKNQNPWGQHLLLVSLTKLCQVLGPFVRERKQQREAPEALCELLQKAILHTGAMLQQCWAQGARGQRLPSVFIASVSTLLEANVGQHSRHRTEISTMTDEVPLSLTAFYQSVCSQLLSELPALAGDRQCFQAAMRFLTLFFLAPELHPKKDSVFTSMFHSVRKVLTDPVVPVEVIQDIEPDLGALLTQMLEVGTTEDFRMMMRCILQGLDISNMWKADLQTVLSAVTLTKLLLKCTLGGEKASLFWCACPQIIMALTLLNREACQEQPVPLAVVGPVLDVLAALLRQGEETIRNPHHVSLAFSILLTVPLDHLKPSEYGSIFLRVHNVLFAILQCHPKIGVFGHARREAERQRKHR; encoded by the exons ATGGCTGCTGTTTACTCTGGCATTTCCTTTAAGCTTAAAAGCAAGACAACTTCTTGGGAAGATAAACTAAAACTAGCTCACTTTGCCTGGATTTCCCACCAGTGCATTCTCCCAAATAAAGAGCAA GTACTACTTGATTGGGCAAGACAGTCATTAATcgcattttataagaaaaaacttGAACTGAAGGAAGACATTGTTGAAAGGCTTTGGATCTATGTAGATAACATTCTACACAGCAAAAAACTGCAGGATCTCCTCAAGAATGGGAAGACAATTAACCTTCAGATTTCCCTAGTCAAG ATCATAAATGAGAGAATAACTGAATTCTCTCTTTCGGAATCCCGAAGAAGTATATGTGCTGTGCTGAGCTGCTGCCAGGGCATCCTCTCAACGCCCACCCTTGCTGTCATCTACACGGCTAGACAGGAGCTGATAGTGGCGTTGCTGAGCCAGCTATGCTGGCTGGCCTGTAGGCAGCCGGAAGGAGCCGTGGTGGCCCAGTTATTCGAGGTCATTCACTTGGCGCTTGGCCACTACCTCTTGATCCAGCAACAGCAAGTCAACCCAAGACGTGCCTTTGGGGAGGTCACTGGGCACTTGCTTCAGCCCTGCCTGGTCCTTAGGCACTTACTCTCAGGGGGCACGTGGACACAGACTGGCCCGGGCCAGTTGCGGCAGGCGCTGAGCCGGGATGTAAGGAGTCAGATAGAGGCCATGCTTCGAGGTGGAGCTTTTCAGCCCGAGTTGCTCTCGTCCTACAAAGAGGAACTTTTAGACCAGCAGCAAGGTGATAGGAAGATAGGTGCCATGAAGAATCTTCTAGCTCCTCTGGACACTGTGATTGCCAGGCTGGTAGATGCTGGCTACTGTGAACCGTCCCTTCATGCTGCTGTTATAGCCAACTCAGTGGCCTTGCTGTATAAGCTCTTTTTCGAGTCTTACTTCAAGGAGGGGAACCAGCTTCTCTGCTTCCAGGTACTCCCCAGGCTGTTTGGCTGCTTGAGGATTTCACGCCTGCAGGAGGAGCAGCTGAAAGGCCTGGCTGCATCAGATTGGACCACAGAACTCCTGGTTCTAGAACAGCTGCTCAGCTCAGTGGCCAACAACAATATCTACAACATTGCTGCTGATAGGATCCGGCATGGAGAGGCTCAGTTCCACTTCTACTGCCGTGTGGCTGAGCTGCTGATAAACCACTCCCAAGCATCTGTGCCAGCCTGGTTCCGCTGCCTCAAGGCTTTGATGTCTCTGAATCATTTGATTTTGGAGCCAGACCTGGATGACCTTTTGGCTTCAGCTTGGATCGATGCAGAAGTGACAGACGTTCGAACCAAAAAAGCACAGGAGGCACTTCTTCACACTGTCTTCCAGACGTATGTCAAACTCCGACAAGTGCCGCGGTTGTTTGAAGAGATTTTGGGAGTGATCTGTCGTCCAGCTGCTGAGGCACTGAGGCAGCCTGTGCTGACCTCAGGCCCCTCCAGGGTGCTCTGCGAGTGCCTTTTGGACTTGCCTCCAAGTCAGATCTTGGACACTTGGTCCCTCATGTTGGAGAAGTTCCAGTCTTCGGTCTTACCGTATTTGCGGGGTGATGCTGACATGGCCTTGAAGTCGTTGTCCCTGAGCTCTCTGCTGCACTGTGTCATGTTCAACATGCGGAGTCTGGACAGCAGCACCCCTCTGCCCGTCATCAGACGGATGCAGTGCACAATGGAGAGGATGCTCCGAGAGCTTGTGAGGCCCCTGTTGGACCTTCTGGATCCCCAAGGCCCAGAGCTTGAGCTCTGGCTACAGAAGGTCAGTGACTCTGCGCTCCTGCTCTCTTACACCTGGGCCCAGGTTGATGCCATGCTCAGTATAAACTGCGGCCAGTATCACTCTGTGTCTGGGGCTCTTACAGATGTTGCTGTAGAGATCTCACACCTGCCCTTGTTGCTCCCTGGTGTTGAAACGTGCCATTGGAAGAAGATAGAAAAGTTTACAGCTCAGTTTGACTCTCTTGGCAGGTACTGCTTAGCACAGCTCTACctgcagaaaatgaaaaggactTTAATGCAAACCAGTTTCCAGTCTGAAGAAGCCCTCCACAGTTTGAAGTGTGATGCTGCCTACATTCTTGGTTCTGGCAGAGAAAGCTTGAATCGAGGGACAGCAGCTTCCTGGGATGGCCAGGTTGGGACAGTGAGTGCACTCACGTACCCTGTAGCTCACTGGCACTTGGTTGTGTCGAATCTCACAATTCTGATATCCTATCTTAGTCCAGATGATGTGAGATCTCTGGCCAGTGTGCTGCTGAGAACTTTACCAGTGAGCAAAGCCCAGGAAGGCTCAGCAGAGGAAGAGCCAAGCCTCACGCTTGAAAAAATATCCAGCGCTGTCCTCCATAGCCCTCTCTTTCCAGAAATGCAGTCCCTTTATTCTGCTTTCTTAATGTGCCTAACTGAAGGATGTACTAGCATCTTGCGTTCTGGTGCCCAGAGTGACCCAAGTCTTCTTAGTGAACAACTGCCCTGGCTTTTTGAAAAGGACCACCTAGTGGTGGCTCTTTGGGAAAACAAATTTGCAAAAGTTGGACCTGAAGGTGTAGAACCAAAAGGAGAAATTGCACAAAACTTACTGTCCTTGGTGAAGAGTGACTTCCCCATTCAGCTGGAGGGAGAACAGTTAGAGAGCATCCTGGGACTTTTGGAAGTTATTTCTGCTCTGCAACTGGATAGTCTCTTGACTCCCTATCACGtgcattattttcttctgttactgTCCTTGACCATCACCAAGCTGGGGAGCTCTTGCTCCTCTTCAGTGACCCTCAAATTTTTGATGACTTGCTATCGGCTTCTCGGTTCCCTGCAGAGAGGGAAAAGTGCTCGCTCAGTGCTCAAGATTATGTATGTTAGTGATATATTTGAGATCACATTGACCTCATTGTTCAAAGCCAGTGGTAGATTTTTTGTTAACGTGGATGACCCCTCTTGGTTGGAATTCCTCCAAGTGGTAGGGGCATTTTTAGAACAGCTAATGCAGATGCTCACCCAGACGAAGCTCAGCTTGGTGCTCAATTTCAGGAAAATCGTTGCATTCCTCCACGAACTATGCCCTGAAGCAATTACAGGCAAACGGATGAAAAATCAGAATCCTTGGGGCCAGCACCTCCTTCTGGTGTCTTTAACCAAGTTGTGCCAAGTCCTGGGGCCTTTTGTCAGAGAGCGGAAGCAGCAGCGTGAGGCCCCAGAAGCGCTGTGCGAGCTGCTGCAGAAGGCCATTCTCCACACGGGAGCCATGCTGCAGCAGTGCTGGGCACAGGGGGCCCGGGGCCAGCGCCTTCCCTCTGTCTTCATCGCGTCGGTCAGCACGCTCTTGGAGGCGAATGTGGGCCAGCACTCCAGGCACAGGACAGAGATTTCCACAATGACAGATGAGGTGCCGCTGTCCCTTACTGCCTTCTACCAGAGTGTTTGCTCTCAGCTGCTCTCAGAGTTGCCAGCTCTTGCAGGAGATAGACAGTGTTTCCAGGCGGCCATGCGGTTTTTAACTCTGTTCTTTTTGGCCCCAGAACTACATCCCAAGAAAGATTCTGTTTTTACCTCCATGTTTCATTCTGTGAGAAAAGTTCTTACAG ATCCTGTAGTTCCAGTTGAGGTAATTCAGGATATTGAACCTGATTTGGGAGCCTTACTCACCCAGATGTTAGAAGTTGGGACCACAGAGGACTTTAGGATGATGATGCGGTGTATTCTACAAGGATTGGACATCAGTAACATGTGGAAAGCCGATCTGCAG